A stretch of the Camarhynchus parvulus chromosome 4, STF_HiC, whole genome shotgun sequence genome encodes the following:
- the QDPR gene encoding dihydropteridine reductase, whose product MAARRVLVYGGRGALGSQCVRYFKSKNWWVASIDLAENADASANVVVRATDSFPEQAEQVTAEVGKLLGEEKVDAILCVAGGWAGGSAKAKSLYKNCDLMWKQSVWTSTISSHLATKHLKEGGLLTLTGAQAALSGTPGMIAYGMAKGAVHQLCQSLAGASSGLPSGSAAVAILPVTLDTPANRKSMPDADFSSWTPLEFIAETFYDWITGKDRPSSGSLIQVITTGGKTELVSAAHL is encoded by the exons ATGGCGGCACGCAGGGTGCTGGTGTACGGCGGCAGAGGGGCGCTGGGCTCCCAGTGCGTGCGGTACTTCAAGTCCAAGAACTGG TGGGTGGCCAGCATCGACCTGGCGGAGAACGCGGATGCCAGCGCCAACGTGGTGGTGAGAGCGACCGACTCCTTCCCCGAGCAGGCCGAGCAG GTGACAGCAGAAGTTGGGAAACTTCTTGGTGAAGAAAAGGTGGATGCAATCCTGTGTGTGGCAGGAGGATGGGCTGGAGGCAGTGCCAAAGCCAAGT CTTTATACAAAAACTGTGATCTGATGTGGAAGCAGAGTGTTTGGACATCCACTATTTCCAGCCACCTTGCCACAAAACATCTGAAAGAAGGTGGCCTCTTGACTCTGACAGGAGCTCAAGCTGCTTTGTCTGGAACTCCAG ggATGATTGCCTATGGCATGGCCAAAGGAGCAGTGCATCAGCTTTGTCAGAGTTTGGCTGGTGCCAGCAGTGGGCTGCcatctggctctgctgcagttgCCATTTTACC GGTTACCTTAGATACACCAGCAAACAGGAAATCAATGCCTGATGCAGATTTCAGCTCCTGGACACCCTTAGAATTCATTGCAGA aaccTTTTATGACTGGATAACAGGAAAGGATCGACCCAGCTCTGGCAGTCTGATCCAGGTGATAACTACAGGTGGGAAGACTGAACTAGTTTCAGCAGCACATCTTTGA